A section of the Candidatus Tisiphia endosymbiont of Nedyus quadrimaculatus genome encodes:
- a CDS encoding NAD-glutamate dehydrogenase: protein MTIEKTSLALSKLTCQVPNYKSEILSLSTAKSGNPLYSTPLYSKFVQKFLVYTPVDYRFRDRQELFGEFTNNAFQFFQEKQPDKRKLQIVSTVIENDPAINILLLNDDKSFIVDSIICLLTSLNLKAKFLLHPIIACVRNNDGHLQEILDIKKDREESLIHITILGSFDQKDISSLEMALNEVLDQVDTTYNVWSKILNRVTLISNDIQNNQQLYNDNHLDYHESTNFLDWLKDDNFTFLGMINFDLTSKNFSLEDGVKKIWQDSGEVLDIIERSANSLHENKLIILGKINILSKVHRSNLVDYILIKKIDQDKKYHSGSIIFGLYSSAMYYQLVTDIPILRQKLKFVVDKAAFPIGGYNTKKLRNIIQSLPKEALIQIDEGDLYCMCLHVLSGITSRKLKLFIQQDWSGSFINIIIFLPRDRLTLEVHSSINYYLSNILSGLILSDYTAEVVENFSYLFVTLEVQGKKNIDFDVELIEQELDKLSTRWSEDFYQKLCKKFGEYQGGVNFKLFDPIFPIDYREKFNGQTALIDIEYLKESSIYHKPIFNLIVVNNKESQLKIYSPTPKLALSNLLPSIENLGFKAIDEQSFAIKGAGDIEESWIYEFTLDALITIESDIDLLKANVEEALDKIYLGLLANDSLSKLIVLSGFNWWQVKLVKALTRYLHQTGFIYGKGYVQLTLIKHFLYTKMLVDLFDTKFNPANFSDIYSNDLENWNVKQGVSERSVHEVREYANTPQFCETNSSKQKSIRSKTIKESIFNYLNTITSSSEDKVLRQMFDIIEAIVRTNCYQPSSNDLKNAANKHSTVSKNYFSFKIDSQKVPHLPLPVPFAEIFVYANDFEAIHLRGGIVARGGIRWSDRGEDYRVEVLGLMKAQMTKNSVIVPVGSKGGFFVNFTDDNMTRQEYMARVVQCYKNFLRGLLDITDNIIDGKVIQPRNTVIYDQEDPYLVVAADKGTASFSDYANSVSAEYNFWLGDAFASGGSVGYDHKKMAITSKGAWISVASHFHAMGIDVKKDPITVVGIGDMSGDVFGNGMLRSNTIKLVAAFNHKHIFIDPQPDPIISFNERMRLFNLPTSNWSDYNQTLISKGGRVFERSSKSISLSLEAKLLLKIDINELSPEDLIRAILQAEVDLLWNGGIGTYIKASTENHLEIGDKANDNLRVNGKDIRAKVIGEGGNIGVSQQGRIEYSKLGGRINTDFIDNSAGVDCSDHEVNIKIALNQAMSSKKISLEERNKFLFTMTKHVEELVLVDNYKQNQALDIMQLSSTSTIGVFSQFIDTLEEEKLINRTVEFLPTQEELSKRAINKESMTRPELCVLLSYSKRSVYHDLITATFSKDKYFESYLINYFPKLMQEKFREEILAHPLKHEIIRTVVTNKIVNQLGGPSLNLIKRETQTALCDIVRSYTIICEIFDLDNLWAIVESLASNIDHKVKIDMFTELAKIMCRGISWFLKHIKHPINISNTIDEFYEPARMLSKVVGNLLLGEAKNKFDNKVKQYTLSGVTDEIAHRIATLDSLVSVFDIIYIAKKTKAKNNDVANLYFTTGNKFSIDWLRKSCDKQLNDSYWSRLSIQSLKDDLYDKQRQLLTKIINNSKLNIDLDLWIDNNINSACIFLDFVKGIRLQETIDLNILILANKKFETFLRKLE from the coding sequence ATGACAATAGAAAAGACATCTTTAGCTTTAAGTAAGCTTACTTGTCAAGTGCCTAATTATAAATCAGAAATTTTATCACTGAGTACAGCAAAAAGTGGGAATCCACTTTATAGCACCCCTCTTTATAGTAAGTTTGTACAGAAATTTCTAGTTTATACCCCTGTAGACTATAGATTTAGAGATAGACAAGAATTATTTGGTGAGTTTACAAATAATGCCTTTCAGTTCTTTCAAGAAAAACAGCCTGATAAAAGAAAGTTGCAGATTGTCAGTACAGTAATTGAAAATGATCCTGCAATTAATATTCTGCTACTGAATGATGACAAATCATTTATAGTTGATTCGATCATTTGTTTATTAACAAGCCTAAATTTAAAAGCTAAATTTTTACTTCATCCTATTATAGCTTGTGTAAGGAACAATGATGGTCACTTACAAGAAATATTGGATATAAAGAAAGATAGAGAGGAATCTTTAATCCATATCACTATTCTAGGGAGTTTTGATCAAAAAGATATTAGCTCTTTGGAAATGGCTTTAAATGAAGTTCTAGATCAGGTAGACACTACTTATAATGTATGGTCTAAAATCTTAAACAGAGTGACGTTAATTTCAAACGATATCCAAAATAATCAGCAATTATATAATGACAATCATTTAGATTATCATGAATCTACAAATTTCTTAGATTGGTTAAAAGATGATAATTTTACTTTTCTAGGTATGATTAATTTTGATCTAACTTCTAAAAATTTTTCATTGGAAGATGGTGTTAAAAAGATATGGCAAGATAGTGGTGAGGTTCTTGATATTATCGAACGCTCAGCAAATTCATTACATGAAAATAAACTAATTATTTTAGGTAAAATTAATATCTTATCAAAGGTACATAGAAGTAACTTAGTAGATTATATTTTAATTAAGAAAATTGATCAGGATAAAAAATATCACTCAGGTAGTATAATTTTTGGCTTATATAGCTCTGCAATGTATTATCAATTAGTTACTGATATCCCTATACTGAGACAAAAACTAAAATTTGTTGTAGATAAAGCCGCTTTCCCGATTGGTGGATATAATACCAAGAAGCTTAGAAATATAATTCAATCTCTGCCTAAAGAAGCTTTGATACAGATTGATGAAGGTGATTTATACTGTATGTGTTTACACGTACTCTCAGGGATAACGAGTAGAAAACTTAAATTATTTATTCAACAAGATTGGTCTGGTTCGTTTATTAATATCATAATATTTCTACCAAGAGATCGTTTGACACTAGAAGTACATAGTAGCATAAATTATTATTTATCAAATATACTTAGTGGTCTAATACTTTCAGATTATACTGCAGAAGTGGTAGAAAATTTTTCATATTTATTTGTTACGTTGGAGGTACAAGGTAAAAAGAATATTGATTTTGATGTTGAACTAATAGAGCAAGAATTAGATAAACTCTCCACTCGTTGGAGTGAAGATTTTTACCAAAAGTTATGTAAAAAATTTGGTGAATATCAAGGGGGAGTAAATTTTAAACTTTTTGACCCAATTTTTCCTATCGACTATAGAGAAAAATTTAATGGACAAACAGCTTTAATAGATATTGAGTATTTAAAAGAGTCTAGTATTTATCACAAGCCTATATTTAATTTAATTGTTGTAAATAATAAGGAATCTCAGCTAAAAATTTACAGCCCAACGCCTAAATTAGCTCTTTCAAACTTACTACCATCTATAGAAAATTTAGGATTCAAAGCTATAGATGAACAAAGCTTTGCCATAAAAGGAGCAGGAGATATTGAAGAAAGTTGGATATATGAGTTCACTCTTGACGCATTGATAACTATTGAAAGTGATATTGATTTACTTAAAGCAAACGTAGAAGAGGCTCTAGATAAGATATATCTTGGACTTTTAGCTAATGATTCTTTAAGCAAATTAATAGTATTATCGGGCTTTAATTGGTGGCAAGTTAAGTTGGTTAAAGCATTAACTAGATATTTACACCAAACTGGCTTTATTTATGGTAAGGGTTATGTTCAGTTGACCTTAATAAAGCATTTTTTATATACTAAAATGTTAGTTGATTTGTTTGATACTAAATTTAATCCAGCAAATTTCTCAGATATATACTCAAATGATTTGGAGAATTGGAACGTAAAACAAGGGGTGAGCGAACGGAGCGTACATGAAGTACGTGAGTACGCGAATACCCCGCAGTTTTGCGAAACCAATTCTTCAAAGCAGAAGAGTATACGTTCAAAAACTATAAAAGAGAGTATCTTTAACTATCTTAATACAATTACTAGCAGTAGTGAGGACAAGGTTCTAAGACAGATGTTTGATATTATTGAAGCTATTGTAAGAACTAACTGTTATCAGCCTAGCTCTAATGACCTGAAAAATGCAGCTAACAAGCATAGTACAGTCAGTAAAAATTATTTTTCTTTTAAAATTGACTCGCAGAAAGTTCCTCACTTGCCTTTGCCAGTACCATTTGCCGAAATATTTGTTTATGCTAATGATTTTGAAGCTATCCATTTACGAGGGGGCATCGTTGCTCGCGGAGGTATTAGATGGTCTGATAGAGGTGAGGATTATAGAGTAGAAGTATTAGGACTAATGAAAGCCCAAATGACCAAAAATTCAGTTATTGTACCTGTTGGCTCAAAAGGTGGATTTTTCGTTAATTTCACTGATGATAATATGACTCGCCAAGAATATATGGCAAGAGTGGTGCAGTGTTATAAAAATTTTCTCCGTGGATTACTTGATATCACTGACAATATAATTGATGGCAAAGTTATCCAACCCAGAAATACTGTTATCTACGACCAAGAAGATCCATATCTAGTAGTCGCAGCCGATAAAGGTACAGCAAGCTTCTCGGATTATGCAAATAGTGTGTCGGCTGAATATAATTTTTGGTTAGGCGACGCTTTTGCTTCTGGTGGATCAGTAGGTTATGATCATAAGAAAATGGCTATTACCTCAAAGGGAGCTTGGATTTCTGTAGCAAGCCATTTCCATGCTATGGGTATTGATGTAAAAAAAGACCCTATTACTGTTGTTGGTATTGGCGATATGTCTGGGGATGTTTTTGGTAATGGCATGCTTAGATCCAATACTATAAAACTTGTTGCGGCATTTAATCATAAACACATATTTATTGATCCACAACCTGATCCAATTATTAGTTTCAATGAACGTATGCGACTATTCAATTTACCTACATCAAATTGGTCTGATTACAATCAAACGTTAATTTCAAAAGGTGGCAGAGTTTTTGAGAGAAGCAGTAAGTCTATCTCATTATCCCTAGAAGCCAAGTTATTGCTAAAGATAGACATTAACGAATTATCTCCTGAAGATCTGATTAGAGCTATCCTACAAGCAGAAGTTGATTTGCTTTGGAATGGCGGTATAGGAACTTATATAAAAGCTTCAACGGAAAATCACCTAGAGATAGGCGATAAGGCAAATGATAATCTTAGAGTCAATGGTAAAGACATCAGAGCTAAAGTAATAGGAGAAGGTGGAAATATTGGCGTATCACAACAAGGTAGAATAGAGTATAGCAAGCTAGGCGGGAGAATAAATACTGATTTCATTGATAATTCAGCTGGCGTTGATTGTTCGGATCATGAGGTAAATATCAAAATTGCTCTTAATCAGGCTATGTCCTCTAAGAAGATTAGTTTAGAAGAACGTAATAAGTTCTTATTTACTATGACAAAACACGTCGAAGAACTGGTCCTAGTTGATAACTATAAACAAAATCAGGCACTTGATATAATGCAATTATCTAGTACTTCAACTATCGGGGTATTTAGCCAATTTATTGATACTTTAGAAGAAGAAAAATTAATTAATAGAACTGTTGAGTTCTTACCAACTCAGGAAGAACTTAGTAAAAGGGCAATTAATAAGGAAAGTATGACCCGCCCCGAGCTTTGTGTATTACTTTCTTATAGTAAACGCTCAGTCTATCATGATTTAATAACAGCAACATTTTCAAAAGATAAGTATTTTGAATCTTATCTGATTAATTATTTTCCAAAACTAATGCAAGAAAAATTCCGTGAGGAAATTTTAGCTCATCCACTTAAGCATGAAATTATTCGAACCGTTGTAACAAATAAAATTGTCAATCAACTAGGCGGACCATCACTTAATCTTATAAAACGTGAAACTCAGACTGCTCTTTGTGATATAGTTCGTTCGTATACTATTATCTGTGAAATTTTTGATTTAGATAATCTATGGGCTATAGTAGAATCTCTAGCAAGTAATATAGATCATAAAGTTAAAATTGACATGTTCACTGAGCTTGCTAAAATTATGTGTAGGGGTATCTCTTGGTTTCTAAAACATATAAAACATCCTATCAATATTAGCAATACCATTGATGAATTTTATGAACCAGCTAGAATGCTTAGTAAAGTGGTTGGTAATCTTCTTTTAGGAGAAGCAAAAAACAAATTCGATAATAAAGTTAAGCAATATACTTTATCAGGAGTGACAGATGAAATAGCTCACAGGATTGCGACTCTTGACAGCCTAGTGTCTGTCTTTGATATAATATATATTGCAAAAAAGACAAAAGCTAAAAATAATGATGTTGCTAATTTATATTTCACTACTGGTAATAAATTTAGTATTGATTGGCTTCGTAAATCTTGTGATAAACAACTAAACGATTCCTATTGGAGCAGATTATCAATTCAATCATTAAAAGATGACTTATATGATAAACAAAGACAATTATTGACTAAAATAATTAACAACTCTAAATTAAATATTGATTTAGATTTATGGATTGATAATAATATAAATTCCGCATGTATTTTTCTAGATTTTGTAAAAGGAATTAGATTGCAAGAAACTATTGACTTAAATATTTTAATTTTAGCAAACAAGAAATTTGAAACTTTTTTGCGTAAGCTTGAGTAA
- a CDS encoding helix-turn-helix domain-containing protein — MSSSLKQARIESGKTLEEISSCLKIRKQYLVALEEENFSSMPAEVYVKGYLKLYSNYLGIVLNLSEKDKQESSKDIDLRNRSDPMIFDHKWKKQLIIISVLILIIIPIIYHLILSSE; from the coding sequence ATGTCGTCATCCCTAAAACAAGCGAGAATAGAATCTGGTAAAACGCTTGAAGAAATATCTAGCTGTTTGAAGATTAGGAAGCAATATTTGGTAGCTCTTGAAGAGGAGAATTTTAGTTCGATGCCAGCGGAAGTTTATGTAAAGGGTTATCTTAAATTATATTCAAACTATTTAGGAATAGTTTTAAATCTCAGTGAGAAAGACAAGCAGGAATCTTCAAAAGATATTGACCTCAGAAATAGGTCAGATCCAATGATATTTGACCATAAATGGAAAAAACAACTAATTATTATTTCTGTTTTAATATTAATAATAATTCCAATAATTTATCACTTAATATTATCATCTGAATGA
- a CDS encoding cell division protein ZapA, producing MSIVTITLGSKTFQLACSEGAEEELYNLAGKLNENIAQIKKVNPSASFELLLVMSALSLQEQVQNLTNKIAKIDGANIPPEEEKFAETLSTIAGYLEDLARKIGK from the coding sequence ATGTCTATAGTAACAATAACATTAGGTAGCAAAACTTTCCAACTCGCATGTAGTGAAGGAGCAGAAGAAGAATTATATAATCTAGCCGGCAAATTGAATGAAAATATTGCTCAGATAAAAAAAGTTAACCCATCAGCATCATTTGAATTATTATTAGTTATGTCTGCATTGAGTTTACAGGAACAAGTACAAAACTTGACTAACAAAATTGCTAAAATTGATGGTGCTAATATACCTCCCGAAGAAGAAAAATTTGCAGAAACGTTAAGTACTATAGCAGGATATTTAGAAGACCTTGCGAGAAAGATTGGAAAGTGA
- a CDS encoding DNA translocase FtsK — MLYYINRIFTNNRVQSALLMLVGCSTALLLVTYNPNDPSFNSVTDKYPSNLLGHFGAYLADLFYQLFGIASFILPICCIFWSLSVWRLKKKWASVRIIAMLLSIISLSIVCTNIKINYLPAGAGGTTGTIIYPIIKQLDSRADYALIITTFILLFLLTEIKFSVFWIAIIKLFKLVPYKKFILLPTISTNTKSTKQVLIKKIPFINQEEAAYAHKIDALQEKNNDIQSHFLKQQSPFKKENSELPYLPPIELLKQASDPNIKAETLSELQHNAQTLLTVLGDFGVKGQVINISQGPVVTLYEFEPAAGTKSSRIIGLSDDIARSLSAISTRIAVIPGRNVLGIELPNKQRAFFCLRELIETLEYQDNSIMLPLILGKDLAGKPFVADLAKMPHLLVAGTTGSGKSVAINAMIISLLYRYTPEECRLIMIDPKMLELSTYDGIPHLLTPVVTEPSKAVVALKWAVKEMENRYRAMSNIGVRNIAGYNAKISEATSAGKILERTIQTGFDPETGKPIYETIAMNMEKLPFIVVIVDEMADLMLVAGKDIELSIQRLAQMARAAGIHIIMATQRPSVDVITGVIKANFPSRISFKVTSKIDSRTILGEQGSEQLLGMGDMLYMGNSSKITRVHGPFVDDQEVEKVTQYLRSTGMPEYISAVTQQLDDDEVNGESLGDDSSSDETLYKRAVQIVQLERKVSISYIQRCLRIGYNRAATLVEKMEQNGVISPPNHTGKREILLPEN; from the coding sequence GTGCTATATTACATAAACAGGATTTTTACTAATAATAGAGTGCAGTCTGCTTTATTAATGTTGGTGGGCTGTTCTACTGCTCTATTACTAGTGACTTATAATCCAAATGATCCTTCCTTTAATTCTGTCACAGACAAATATCCTAGCAATTTATTAGGTCATTTCGGTGCTTATTTGGCAGATCTTTTTTACCAGCTTTTTGGTATAGCGTCCTTTATTTTGCCAATTTGTTGTATTTTTTGGTCTCTGAGTGTATGGCGTTTAAAGAAGAAATGGGCTAGCGTCAGGATAATTGCGATGCTGCTGTCAATTATATCATTATCGATAGTCTGCACTAATATAAAAATTAATTATTTACCGGCAGGTGCAGGTGGTACAACAGGTACTATTATTTATCCAATAATCAAGCAACTCGACAGTAGAGCCGATTACGCTTTAATTATTACTACATTTATTTTATTATTTTTATTGACTGAAATAAAATTTTCAGTTTTCTGGATCGCTATAATTAAATTATTCAAACTAGTACCTTATAAAAAATTTATACTTTTACCTACAATATCGACAAATACCAAGTCAACAAAACAAGTTTTGATAAAAAAGATACCTTTTATTAATCAAGAAGAAGCAGCATATGCTCATAAAATAGATGCATTACAAGAAAAAAATAATGACATACAATCCCATTTTTTAAAACAACAATCTCCATTCAAAAAAGAAAATAGCGAACTACCATACTTGCCCCCTATCGAATTATTAAAACAAGCTAGTGATCCCAATATAAAAGCAGAGACTTTATCAGAACTACAACATAATGCCCAAACACTGTTAACTGTTCTTGGGGATTTTGGTGTAAAAGGTCAGGTCATTAATATTAGCCAAGGTCCAGTGGTAACGTTATATGAATTTGAACCAGCGGCAGGTACTAAATCTTCTAGGATTATAGGTTTATCAGATGACATTGCTAGATCTTTATCGGCAATATCAACTAGGATAGCCGTAATACCGGGTAGAAACGTTTTAGGTATTGAATTACCAAATAAACAACGAGCATTCTTTTGTCTAAGAGAATTAATCGAAACATTGGAATATCAAGATAACAGTATTATGCTACCATTGATTTTAGGAAAGGATCTAGCTGGCAAACCTTTTGTTGCAGATTTAGCAAAAATGCCACATCTGTTAGTTGCTGGTACGACAGGTTCCGGTAAATCAGTGGCAATTAACGCTATGATAATTTCCCTACTGTACCGCTATACCCCGGAGGAATGCCGTTTAATAATGATCGATCCCAAAATGCTTGAATTATCTACCTATGATGGCATACCACATCTTCTAACGCCAGTGGTTACTGAGCCAAGCAAAGCAGTGGTAGCCCTTAAATGGGCGGTAAAAGAGATGGAAAATCGTTATAGGGCAATGTCAAATATTGGGGTAAGAAATATAGCAGGTTATAATGCTAAAATTTCAGAAGCTACATCGGCAGGTAAAATATTAGAGCGTACTATTCAAACAGGATTTGATCCGGAAACTGGTAAGCCTATCTATGAAACAATTGCAATGAATATGGAAAAATTACCATTCATTGTAGTAATTGTTGATGAAATGGCTGATTTAATGTTGGTAGCTGGCAAAGACATTGAATTGTCAATACAGCGTCTAGCTCAAATGGCAAGAGCCGCAGGTATTCATATTATCATGGCAACTCAAAGACCTTCTGTTGATGTTATTACTGGGGTAATCAAAGCTAATTTCCCAAGTCGTATCAGTTTTAAAGTAACTTCTAAGATTGATAGTAGAACTATTCTTGGTGAACAAGGGTCTGAGCAGTTACTAGGTATGGGAGATATGCTTTATATGGGTAATTCTTCGAAGATTACTAGGGTTCATGGTCCATTTGTTGATGATCAAGAAGTAGAGAAGGTTACCCAATATTTAAGGTCCACGGGAATGCCTGAATATATTTCAGCAGTGACCCAACAACTAGATGATGATGAAGTAAATGGCGAAAGTCTAGGAGATGATTCAAGCAGTGATGAAACTTTATATAAAAGAGCAGTACAAATCGTACAATTAGAACGAAAAGTATCAATCAGCTATATACAAAGATGTTTACGAATTGGCTATAATAGAGCAGCTACTCTTGTTGAAAAAATGGAACAAAATGGGGTAATATCTCCTCCTAACCATACTGGTAAGAGAGAAATATTATTGCCAGAAAATTAG
- a CDS encoding ATP-binding protein yields MFLPLCYPELKELNWHKICNHGLIPDHYIASQNIHKYLASYLYDYILPEVQFEASLRKREAFARFLEIIGISNGEMINYSNIARDCAVDAKTVRTYFEILEDMYLGYHLYPYRSRTKRQIITETPKFYLFDTALVNYLRKYEYQEMIGFEAGKAFEHYVFLEFIAYKYLNDKRDQLCYWRTKEGYEVDFIVQDNAFEVKISSSIQKNHLKGLLEFAKEHNFKLHVISLEKTKRVIVLDNKEITIWPIREFLDMLWGNNIWT; encoded by the coding sequence ATGTTTTTACCACTATGTTATCCTGAACTGAAAGAGCTGAATTGGCATAAAATATGTAATCATGGGCTTATTCCAGACCATTATATAGCTTCGCAGAATATTCATAAATATTTAGCTTCATATTTATATGATTATATTTTACCGGAAGTCCAATTTGAGGCAAGTCTGAGGAAAAGAGAGGCTTTTGCTAGATTTTTAGAAATTATAGGAATTTCTAATGGTGAGATGATCAATTATAGTAATATTGCTCGGGATTGTGCAGTAGATGCAAAAACTGTTAGAACATATTTTGAAATATTAGAGGATATGTATCTTGGGTATCATTTATATCCTTATAGATCACGTACTAAACGACAAATTATTACAGAAACACCTAAATTCTATCTTTTTGATACTGCTCTTGTTAATTATTTAAGAAAATATGAGTATCAAGAAATGATAGGATTTGAAGCTGGTAAAGCTTTTGAGCATTATGTGTTTCTAGAATTTATAGCATATAAATATCTAAATGATAAAAGAGATCAGTTATGTTATTGGCGTACGAAAGAAGGTTACGAGGTTGATTTTATCGTACAGGATAATGCATTTGAAGTTAAAATTTCCTCTTCTATACAAAAAAATCATTTAAAAGGACTTTTAGAATTTGCAAAAGAGCATAATTTTAAATTACATGTTATTAGCTTAGAAAAAACAAAACGTGTAATCGTATTAGACAATAAAGAAATTACTATTTGGCCTATAAGAGAGTTTCTAGATATGTTATGGGGAAATAATATATGGACGTGA
- a CDS encoding helix-turn-helix domain-containing protein: MALVHPIQEFLKRKFDELKLTRKDFAEQSGISYSTVTNIMQCLKANPTISNILKIADYFKCSMDEVVGRNKYISLPNVESLEFYKIIPSDITSNIKKFLIDKVNKQNLNLYKLGMNIGFSNNSLHSFVNSNRGQKTLNSQIVVALADYFQVSLDEMVGRIAPTKNTDNVKSSD, translated from the coding sequence ATGGCTCTTGTTCACCCAATACAAGAATTCCTCAAAAGAAAGTTTGATGAATTAAAATTAACAAGAAAAGATTTTGCTGAACAAAGTGGCATTTCTTATTCTACTGTAACTAATATTATGCAATGTCTGAAAGCTAACCCAACTATTAGCAATATATTGAAAATTGCTGACTACTTTAAGTGTTCTATGGATGAAGTTGTAGGAAGAAATAAATATATTTCTTTACCTAATGTAGAAAGTCTAGAATTTTATAAAATTATACCAAGTGACATTACTTCTAATATAAAGAAGTTTTTGATTGATAAGGTAAATAAACAAAATTTAAACTTATATAAATTAGGCATGAATATAGGTTTTAGTAATAACTCTTTACATAGTTTTGTTAATAGTAATAGGGGACAAAAAACTTTAAATAGTCAAATTGTAGTAGCCCTAGCAGATTATTTTCAAGTATCACTAGATGAAATGGTTGGTAGAATTGCTCCTACTAAAAATACTGACAATGTTAAGTCTTCTGATTGA
- a CDS encoding helix-turn-helix domain-containing protein, translating into MANLQVKLNSLMAQRKINAIDIERETGLSRNTVYSILYGSSKNPSANNLQLIAKALDINLEALVVDNEINLEILTVDQIKIFSKATSATINMLIERNLSFSLKNLTTLIKEVYEYALKKQSVDNTFIDWIIDKYHKP; encoded by the coding sequence ATGGCAAATTTACAGGTCAAACTTAACTCGTTAATGGCTCAAAGAAAGATAAATGCTATAGATATAGAGAGGGAAACTGGACTAAGTAGAAATACTGTCTATAGCATTTTGTATGGTAGTTCAAAAAATCCTAGTGCTAATAATTTACAATTGATTGCAAAAGCCTTAGACATTAACTTGGAAGCTCTTGTTGTTGATAATGAAATAAACCTTGAGATACTAACTGTTGATCAGATAAAAATCTTTAGTAAAGCTACTAGTGCAACAATTAATATGTTAATTGAAAGAAACTTAAGTTTCTCATTGAAAAACCTTACAACTCTAATAAAAGAAGTATATGAGTATGCTTTGAAGAAGCAGTCTGTTGATAATACATTTATAGATTGGATAATTGATAAATATCATAAACCTTAA
- a CDS encoding ankyrin repeat domain-containing protein, translating to MTFGRMFKQVVVKVCYGGFTTLFDKNPLFTAVKTGNVKLVNHLVTKGNVNNQDKDGNTVLHYATEHKNNPKSTEITEMLLDMNADPNIANKESNTPLNIASRNGNYEDVLLLEAHGAEFTKPELFQAQLGKNINAFSHTLKSILLKNKSMGLSSDAHLKKISDIVESLYEATSHDYTTDYSFNNKCTTIYQNVLDRDIGAASVPLSGADEGLSFDS from the coding sequence ATGACGTTTGGAAGAATGTTTAAACAAGTTGTTGTTAAAGTATGCTATGGTGGTTTTACTACTTTATTTGATAAAAATCCTTTATTTACAGCTGTAAAAACAGGTAACGTAAAGTTAGTAAATCATTTAGTTACAAAAGGTAATGTAAATAATCAAGATAAAGACGGTAATACTGTACTACATTATGCAACAGAACATAAGAACAATCCTAAGAGTACTGAGATCACTGAAATGTTATTAGACATGAACGCAGATCCAAATATAGCTAATAAGGAGAGTAATACACCATTAAACATTGCTTCTAGAAATGGTAATTATGAAGATGTTCTTCTATTAGAAGCACATGGTGCTGAATTTACAAAACCAGAGTTGTTTCAGGCTCAGCTGGGTAAGAATATAAATGCTTTTTCGCACACTTTAAAATCTATATTATTGAAGAACAAATCAATGGGTTTATCATCTGATGCTCATTTAAAAAAGATAAGTGATATTGTAGAATCCTTATATGAAGCAACAAGTCATGATTACACTACTGATTATTCGTTTAATAATAAATGTACTACTATATACCAAAATGTACTTGATCGTGATATTGGTGCAGCGTCTGTTCCATTGTCAGGGGCAGATGAGGGGCTATCTTTTGATTCTTAA